A single genomic interval of Dromiciops gliroides isolate mDroGli1 chromosome 1, mDroGli1.pri, whole genome shotgun sequence harbors:
- the GDE1 gene encoding glycerophosphodiester phosphodiesterase 1 isoform X2: MHDETVDRTTDGTGRLNDLTFAEVRKLNPAANHRLKNNFLGEKIPTLKEAIVECLDHNLTIYFDVKSHAAMAADALKHMYMEFPKLYNVSIVCSFMPEVIYKMRQADRNVVTALTHRPWSLSYFGDGKRRFDSLWKHFLYMLLDILLDWSLHNILWYLCGISAFLMQKDFVSTAYLKRWSAKGIHVVAWTVNTYEEKKFYEGHLHSSYMTDSMLEDCSPHF; the protein is encoded by the exons ATGCATGATGAAACAGTAGATAGGACTACTGATGGAACTGGTCGTTTGAATGACTTGACATTTGCTGAAGTTAGGAAGCTTAATCCAGCAGCAAACCACAGATTGAA gaatAATTTCCTTGGTGAAAAAATACCTACTCTGAAGGAAGCCATTGTGGAATGCCTAGATCATAACCTCACAATCTACTTTGATGTCAAGAGCCATGCAGCTATG gCTGCCGATGCTCtaaaacatatgtatatggaGTTTCCTAAGTTATACAATGTCAGTATTGTCTGCTCTTTCATGCCAGAAGTTATCTATAAG ATGAGGCAGGCAGACCGTAATGTTGTGACAGCTTTAACCCATAGACCTTGGAGCCTTAGCTATTTTGGAGATGGGAAACGACGCTTTGATTCTCTTTGGAAGCATTTTTTATATATGCTGCTGGATATTCTCCTAGATTGGAGTTTGCATAATATCTTGTGGTACCTTTGTGGAATTTCAGCTTTCCTTATGCAGAAAGATTTTGTGTCTAC ggcCTATTTGAAGAGGTGGTCAGCTAAAGGCATTCATGTTGTTGCTTGGACTGTGAATACCTATGAAGAGAAAAAATTCTACGAAGGCCATCTTCACTCCAGCTATATGACTGACAGCATGTTAGAAGACTGTAGCCCTCATTTCTAG
- the GDE1 gene encoding glycerophosphodiester phosphodiesterase 1 isoform X1 translates to MWLWEEQGGLLASFSFLFLLLLILTRSPFNSCLFTLSFYLLLRFFSFEPVPNRRALQVLRPRGRISAIAHRGGCHDAPENTLAAIREAAKNGATGVELDIEFTADGVPVLMHDETVDRTTDGTGRLNDLTFAEVRKLNPAANHRLKNNFLGEKIPTLKEAIVECLDHNLTIYFDVKSHAAMAADALKHMYMEFPKLYNVSIVCSFMPEVIYKMRQADRNVVTALTHRPWSLSYFGDGKRRFDSLWKHFLYMLLDILLDWSLHNILWYLCGISAFLMQKDFVSTAYLKRWSAKGIHVVAWTVNTYEEKKFYEGHLHSSYMTDSMLEDCSPHF, encoded by the exons ATGTGGCTGTGGGAGGAGCAGGGGGGCCTGTtggcctccttctccttcctgttCCTGCTGCTGCTGATCCTGACCCGCAGCCCCTTCAATTCCTGCCTCTTCACCCTCAGCTTCTACCTGCTGCTGCGCTTCTTCAGCTTCGAGCCGGTGCCCAACCGCCGGGCTCTGCAGGTGCTCCGGCCCCGCGGCCGCATCTCCGCCATCGCTCACCGCGGCGGCTGCCACGATGCCCCTGAGAACACTCTGGCCGCGATTCGGGAG GCAGCTAAGAATGGAGCAACAGGTGTGGAGCTGGACATTGAATTTACGGCAGATGGTGTTCCTGTCCTGATGCATGATGAAACAGTAGATAGGACTACTGATGGAACTGGTCGTTTGAATGACTTGACATTTGCTGAAGTTAGGAAGCTTAATCCAGCAGCAAACCACAGATTGAA gaatAATTTCCTTGGTGAAAAAATACCTACTCTGAAGGAAGCCATTGTGGAATGCCTAGATCATAACCTCACAATCTACTTTGATGTCAAGAGCCATGCAGCTATG gCTGCCGATGCTCtaaaacatatgtatatggaGTTTCCTAAGTTATACAATGTCAGTATTGTCTGCTCTTTCATGCCAGAAGTTATCTATAAG ATGAGGCAGGCAGACCGTAATGTTGTGACAGCTTTAACCCATAGACCTTGGAGCCTTAGCTATTTTGGAGATGGGAAACGACGCTTTGATTCTCTTTGGAAGCATTTTTTATATATGCTGCTGGATATTCTCCTAGATTGGAGTTTGCATAATATCTTGTGGTACCTTTGTGGAATTTCAGCTTTCCTTATGCAGAAAGATTTTGTGTCTAC ggcCTATTTGAAGAGGTGGTCAGCTAAAGGCATTCATGTTGTTGCTTGGACTGTGAATACCTATGAAGAGAAAAAATTCTACGAAGGCCATCTTCACTCCAGCTATATGACTGACAGCATGTTAGAAGACTGTAGCCCTCATTTCTAG